Proteins co-encoded in one Natronorubrum daqingense genomic window:
- a CDS encoding acyl-CoA dehydrogenase family protein yields MISSFELTDAHEEHRETVRQFCEDEVEPHIEEYEESGTFPMDVVETVADAGFHGVQYGTEYDGLGLDYRSYAITIEELSRSWKLLAGTASVAGSLVGYPIHEFGEEWQREEWLTEICSGEWIPALSLTEPNAGSDAGSLETTATRDGDEYVLEGEKVWTTNGSIADFLVVGVQTDEGVSLIGVPEPAERDGLEFVRDIPCMEGETAVETEIRYDGVRVPAENVIGEPGRGLRYVLEGLDIGRIGTAAQGVGVAQGAFEESTAFADEREQFGQPIREFQGVSFKLADMAIEIEASRLLTLAAAAKRDRDERVTAEAAMAKTKATDVAMDVTTEAVQVHGSRGYSKDYSLERRMRVAKGMQIYEGTNEINRVVVANQLYE; encoded by the coding sequence ATGATCTCATCGTTCGAACTCACGGACGCACACGAGGAGCACCGAGAGACGGTTCGCCAGTTCTGCGAGGACGAAGTCGAACCCCACATCGAGGAGTACGAGGAGTCGGGCACGTTCCCGATGGACGTCGTCGAGACGGTCGCAGACGCCGGCTTTCACGGCGTGCAGTACGGAACCGAGTACGACGGACTCGGACTCGACTATCGTTCCTACGCGATCACGATCGAGGAGCTCTCCCGAAGTTGGAAGCTCCTCGCCGGTACCGCCTCAGTCGCCGGCAGCCTCGTCGGCTACCCGATCCACGAGTTCGGCGAGGAGTGGCAACGCGAGGAGTGGCTCACCGAAATTTGCTCGGGCGAGTGGATCCCTGCCCTCTCGCTCACCGAACCCAACGCGGGTAGCGACGCCGGTTCGCTCGAGACGACGGCGACGCGAGACGGCGACGAGTACGTGCTCGAGGGCGAGAAGGTCTGGACGACTAACGGCAGCATCGCCGACTTCCTCGTCGTCGGGGTCCAGACGGACGAGGGCGTCAGCCTGATCGGCGTCCCGGAGCCAGCCGAGCGCGACGGCCTCGAGTTCGTCCGAGACATTCCGTGCATGGAAGGCGAGACGGCCGTCGAGACCGAAATTCGCTACGACGGCGTTCGCGTCCCGGCTGAGAACGTCATCGGCGAACCGGGACGGGGCCTTCGTTACGTGCTCGAGGGCCTCGACATCGGTCGTATCGGCACGGCGGCACAGGGTGTCGGCGTCGCACAGGGTGCGTTCGAGGAGAGCACGGCCTTCGCGGACGAGCGCGAGCAGTTCGGCCAGCCGATTCGCGAGTTTCAGGGTGTCTCGTTTAAGCTTGCGGACATGGCGATCGAGATCGAAGCGTCGCGGCTGTTGACCCTCGCCGCGGCGGCGAAACGCGACCGAGACGAACGCGTCACCGCCGAGGCCGCGATGGCGAAGACGAAGGCGACGGACGTGGCGATGGACGTCACCACCGAGGCCGTCCAGGTCCACGGCTCTCGAGGCTACTCCAAGGACTACTCGCTCGAGCGTCGCATGCGCGTCGCGAAGGGGATGCAGATCTACGAGGGGACGAACGAGATCAATCGCGTCGTCGTCGCGAACCAACTCTACGAGTAA
- a CDS encoding MFS transporter, which produces MTEPTSSYLSAVSRSVRDLLAGRRGTVLIAVAGGWFLTMGVRMIYPVMVPYLQSAYDLDLTTAGLLLTVLFMAYAIGQLPGGVLADRIGERLILTSSMLISAITLVLVITAGSAIVLFVATALFGFGAALYAVGRYTILPQLYPEQIGAANGLTASSQDAGQSVLPPLAGIIAAGLVWQLGFGFAVPLFLAMAAVLWVVTPKRSADDADDAEALSLSGLRYIASILRQPAIVYPTTVLVLGLFIWQAFTGFYPTYLVQEKGLSEPLSSGLFGLFFALGIVIKPLSGSAYDRIGARRSLLFVTSGPIVAFLALPFFDNFWVLIVVTAFVSTLLGFATVTEPFLLEHLPEDIRGTGFGILRTVGFSVGALGPVFFGAAADNGFFDEAFMALAAFAGAMMLLGSRIPTE; this is translated from the coding sequence GTGACGGAACCTACGTCAAGCTATCTCTCTGCTGTCAGTCGGAGCGTCCGCGATCTCCTCGCTGGCCGCCGCGGAACGGTGTTGATCGCCGTCGCGGGCGGGTGGTTCCTGACGATGGGCGTCAGAATGATCTACCCCGTGATGGTGCCGTACCTCCAGTCGGCGTACGACCTGGATCTGACGACGGCTGGCCTCCTGTTGACGGTGCTCTTTATGGCATACGCCATCGGCCAACTCCCGGGCGGCGTGCTGGCCGATCGAATCGGCGAACGGCTCATCCTCACCTCGAGTATGCTCATTTCGGCGATCACGCTGGTGCTCGTCATCACCGCCGGGTCGGCGATCGTGCTCTTCGTCGCGACGGCGCTGTTCGGCTTCGGTGCGGCCCTGTACGCGGTCGGTCGGTACACGATCTTACCGCAGCTCTACCCCGAACAAATCGGCGCTGCGAACGGCCTGACGGCGTCCTCACAGGATGCAGGGCAGTCGGTCCTGCCGCCGCTCGCGGGCATCATCGCGGCGGGGCTCGTCTGGCAACTCGGCTTCGGGTTCGCCGTACCGCTGTTTCTCGCCATGGCCGCCGTGCTCTGGGTCGTGACCCCGAAGCGTTCCGCTGACGATGCCGACGACGCCGAAGCGCTCTCGCTGTCCGGACTTCGGTACATCGCTTCGATACTCCGCCAGCCGGCAATCGTCTATCCGACGACCGTCCTCGTGCTCGGACTCTTCATCTGGCAGGCGTTTACCGGCTTCTACCCCACGTATCTGGTTCAGGAGAAGGGGCTCTCGGAACCGCTCTCGAGTGGCCTCTTTGGACTCTTCTTCGCGCTGGGGATCGTCATCAAGCCGCTCTCGGGCAGCGCCTACGACCGAATCGGGGCGCGACGGTCGTTGTTATTCGTGACGAGTGGACCGATCGTCGCCTTTCTCGCACTGCCGTTTTTCGACAACTTCTGGGTGCTCATCGTCGTGACGGCGTTCGTCAGCACGCTATTGGGCTTCGCGACCGTCACGGAGCCGTTCTTGCTCGAGCACCTGCCCGAGGACATTCGCGGTACCGGCTTCGGCATCCTGCGAACGGTCGGCTTCTCGGTCGGTGCGCTCGGCCCGGTCTTTTTCGGTGCTGCAGCGGACAACGGCTTCTTCGACGAGGCGTTCATGGCGCTGGCCGCGTTCGCCGGCGCGATGATGCTCCTCGGATCGCGAATCCCGACGGAGTGA
- a CDS encoding CoA transferase subunit A, with translation MTNVTTMADAVSDGVADGDQVYLAGFTHLIPFAAGHEMIRQGLRDLDLVRATPDLIYDQMIAAGCASKVTFSWAGNPGVGSLPAFRRAAEESVPTEIELEEYTHFGMIAALQAGASNLPFAPLRGFIGSDLPEHNENIARVESPFDDDYVYAVAPIEPDVTVVRAQRADESGNAHLWGIQGEQKIAALAADTVILTVEELCSEETIRSDPNRTLLTGDDVDYVVEDPYGSHPSYAQGYYGRDNEAYIEWAEIASDVDRVEAWLDEWVYDVDDRREYVEKLGASQLLELEPESDFATPVDMGRY, from the coding sequence ATGACGAACGTTACGACGATGGCAGACGCCGTCTCGGATGGCGTCGCCGATGGCGACCAGGTGTATCTGGCGGGATTTACCCACCTCATTCCGTTCGCCGCGGGCCACGAGATGATCAGGCAGGGCCTGCGCGACCTCGATCTCGTGAGAGCCACGCCCGATCTCATCTACGACCAGATGATCGCCGCGGGGTGTGCGAGCAAAGTGACCTTTTCGTGGGCGGGGAATCCGGGGGTCGGGAGCCTCCCGGCCTTTCGACGCGCCGCCGAGGAGAGCGTCCCGACCGAAATCGAACTCGAGGAGTACACGCACTTCGGGATGATCGCGGCCCTGCAGGCGGGTGCGTCGAACTTACCGTTCGCACCGCTTCGGGGCTTCATCGGCTCCGATCTGCCCGAACACAACGAGAACATCGCGCGGGTCGAGAGTCCCTTCGACGACGATTACGTCTACGCCGTCGCGCCGATCGAGCCGGACGTGACCGTCGTCAGAGCCCAGCGAGCCGACGAGAGCGGTAACGCCCACCTCTGGGGCATTCAGGGCGAACAGAAAATCGCCGCGCTCGCCGCCGACACGGTGATCCTCACCGTCGAGGAGCTGTGTTCGGAGGAGACGATCCGCAGCGATCCCAACCGGACGCTGCTCACGGGCGACGACGTGGATTACGTCGTCGAGGACCCCTACGGCTCTCACCCCTCCTATGCACAGGGCTACTATGGCCGGGACAACGAGGCGTACATCGAGTGGGCCGAAATCGCGAGCGACGTCGACCGGGTCGAAGCCTGGCTCGACGAGTGGGTCTACGACGTCGACGACCGCCGCGAGTACGTCGAAAAGCTCGGCGCGTCACAGCTACTCGAGCTCGAGCCCGAGAGCGACTTCGCCACGCCGGTCGACATGGGGCGGTACTGA
- a CDS encoding SDR family NAD(P)-dependent oxidoreductase: MPAALVTGASRGIGRGIARRFAADGYDVAVNYRSSDAAAQNVVDTIETETDQRARAIQADVGDPDAVESCVEETVDAFGSLDHVVNNAGINEHQYTPELSPEEFQRLLDVNVTGTFAVTKAALPYLEDSSVDEGPSVINLSSRLAHAGADYEPHYASSKAGIIALTKSHALEFGPTIRVNAIAPGFIETDMTDATTSEESKAQKRQEVIPVGRLGTPEDIGQAAAYLRDAGFVTGETLNVNGGQRMQ; this comes from the coding sequence ATGCCCGCAGCACTCGTTACCGGTGCGTCTCGAGGAATCGGTCGCGGTATCGCCCGTCGCTTCGCAGCCGACGGCTACGATGTCGCGGTGAACTACCGGAGTAGCGACGCAGCGGCCCAGAACGTCGTCGACACGATCGAAACCGAGACGGACCAGCGCGCTCGAGCGATTCAGGCGGACGTCGGCGATCCCGACGCCGTCGAGTCCTGCGTCGAGGAAACCGTCGACGCGTTCGGGTCGCTCGATCACGTCGTCAACAACGCCGGAATCAACGAACACCAGTACACGCCTGAGCTCTCCCCCGAGGAGTTCCAGCGCCTACTGGACGTCAACGTCACCGGGACATTTGCGGTGACGAAAGCCGCACTCCCCTACCTCGAGGACTCGAGCGTGGACGAGGGGCCGTCCGTAATCAACCTCTCCTCGCGACTCGCCCACGCCGGGGCGGACTACGAACCCCACTACGCGTCCTCGAAGGCGGGGATCATCGCGCTCACGAAGAGCCACGCCCTCGAGTTCGGACCGACGATCCGGGTCAACGCCATCGCGCCGGGCTTTATCGAGACGGACATGACCGACGCGACGACCTCCGAGGAGTCGAAAGCACAGAAACGCCAGGAGGTTATTCCCGTCGGCCGTCTCGGGACGCCCGAGGATATCGGGCAGGCAGCAGCCTACCTTCGCGATGCGGGATTCGTCACCGGAGAGACGCTGAACGTCAACGGCGGCCAGCGAATGCAGTAG
- a CDS encoding zinc-dependent alcohol dehydrogenase, which produces MNETQRDGQTMRALVKRQPERGMTLEQRDVPTPGAGEVSIRVESVGIDGGAEALIYDWHESKHRYEPALPQLFGHEFAGVVDEVHSSVERVQAGERVAVEPVVGCGTCRHCRTGSFAICPDRRLIGLDADSDGAFAEYVTVPQETLYPIGELEADVGVFLELLALGVHGLEKSEFELGDRVAIVGPGPVGIGTLVAVVAAGAGSVTVIGTDADTGDRLPLARELGATTAVTADGLEADASFDSVFETAGSPAALDLATKRVRPGGEIVQIGLFHGQEGVPVDLTGLVRRGVSVTTVYGRRASSWRRAIAIAKRVDLSPALGPSFDLEAYEAAFEAVANRSGIKVTLHP; this is translated from the coding sequence GTGAACGAGACGCAACGGGATGGTCAAACGATGCGTGCACTGGTCAAAAGACAGCCCGAACGGGGGATGACGCTCGAGCAACGGGACGTTCCGACCCCGGGAGCGGGCGAGGTCAGCATTCGCGTCGAGTCGGTCGGGATCGACGGCGGCGCGGAAGCGCTGATCTACGACTGGCACGAGAGCAAGCACCGCTACGAACCGGCGTTGCCACAGCTGTTCGGCCACGAGTTCGCCGGCGTCGTCGACGAGGTCCACTCGAGCGTCGAGCGCGTTCAGGCGGGCGAGCGCGTCGCCGTCGAGCCGGTAGTCGGCTGCGGGACGTGTCGACACTGCCGAACGGGATCGTTCGCGATCTGTCCCGATCGGCGGCTTATCGGGCTCGACGCCGACAGCGACGGCGCGTTCGCCGAGTACGTAACCGTCCCACAGGAGACGCTCTATCCGATCGGCGAGCTCGAGGCGGACGTCGGCGTCTTCCTCGAACTCCTCGCGCTGGGAGTACACGGCCTCGAGAAGTCGGAATTCGAACTGGGCGACCGGGTGGCGATCGTCGGGCCCGGCCCGGTCGGAATCGGAACGCTCGTCGCCGTCGTCGCGGCGGGTGCCGGCTCGGTGACCGTTATCGGGACCGACGCCGACACCGGGGATCGACTCCCACTCGCACGCGAACTCGGTGCAACGACGGCGGTGACAGCGGACGGCCTCGAGGCGGACGCATCCTTCGACAGCGTCTTCGAAACGGCCGGGAGCCCGGCCGCACTCGACCTCGCGACGAAGCGAGTCCGACCGGGCGGCGAAATCGTCCAGATCGGGCTCTTTCACGGACAGGAGGGTGTCCCCGTCGATCTCACGGGATTGGTTCGTCGCGGCGTCTCGGTCACGACGGTCTACGGCCGCCGAGCCTCGAGTTGGCGTCGAGCGATCGCGATCGCGAAACGGGTCGATCTGTCGCCGGCACTCGGCCCGTCGTTCGACCTCGAGGCGTACGAAGCGGCGTTCGAGGCGGTCGCCAATCGATCCGGGATCAAGGTCACGCTCCACCCGTAA
- a CDS encoding class I adenylate-forming enzyme family protein: MTQPTTADVLVQAAARFPDRPALRDPVRDETITFARLDERARSLASGLLETELEPGDHLSVLTNDSIEFVELLFASAHAGLVFNPISYRVPPKRLAYVLENAESSGLVFDEACLDTVRALEDEALPELLVGVDVDGERASVSYESLRGERTSRGDDGDLGPVVDVEEADPALLLYTSGTTGQPKGVLHSHRTVVNASLVSLPYNRLRPTDVNVALGPLYHVGPLLCNVLPALNAGACNVVQHGFDPETTLERIESEGITTMWAVPTHIRAMVDEPSIERRDVEHVRMIQYSGAAMPEAVAKRARKHVSDCDFVNAYGTTEIVFGTLIHPEFHDEKLGSIGQAAPNAAVRVVDSENPVPEAVLEANEVGELLVKNTTCMLEYWKKPEATEEALVDGWYRTGDLGRRDEDGFLYFVDRKDDMIVSGGENIYPAEVEDLLHSHPEVVSGAVVGVPDDEWGEVVTAFVVPDGDLSSEDLETFFVDSEELESFKRPREYVFEDELPKTSSDKIDRRALLESIVPE; encoded by the coding sequence GTGACACAGCCAACCACTGCTGACGTGCTGGTCCAGGCGGCGGCTCGGTTTCCGGACCGACCCGCGCTTCGTGACCCGGTACGCGACGAAACCATCACCTTCGCTCGTCTGGACGAACGCGCGCGATCGCTCGCCTCTGGGCTGCTCGAGACCGAACTCGAGCCCGGCGATCACCTTTCGGTGCTGACGAACGACTCCATCGAGTTCGTCGAACTCCTGTTCGCGTCGGCTCACGCGGGCCTGGTCTTCAACCCGATCAGTTACCGCGTTCCACCGAAGCGACTGGCGTACGTCCTCGAGAACGCCGAGTCGTCGGGACTCGTCTTCGACGAAGCCTGTCTCGACACCGTCCGCGCGCTCGAGGACGAGGCGTTACCCGAGTTGCTCGTCGGAGTCGACGTCGACGGCGAGCGAGCGAGCGTCTCGTACGAGTCCCTCCGCGGTGAACGGACATCTCGCGGCGACGACGGCGATCTGGGTCCGGTCGTCGACGTCGAGGAAGCAGATCCGGCGTTGCTCCTCTACACCTCCGGGACGACGGGCCAGCCGAAGGGGGTTCTCCACTCCCACCGAACCGTGGTCAACGCCTCGCTCGTCTCCCTACCGTACAATCGTCTGCGACCGACCGACGTCAACGTCGCGCTCGGCCCGCTCTACCACGTCGGGCCGCTGCTCTGTAACGTCTTGCCCGCGCTGAACGCCGGTGCCTGCAACGTCGTCCAGCACGGTTTCGACCCCGAGACGACCCTCGAGCGAATCGAATCGGAGGGCATCACGACGATGTGGGCCGTCCCGACGCACATCCGAGCGATGGTCGACGAGCCGTCGATCGAGCGGCGAGACGTCGAGCACGTCCGAATGATTCAGTACTCCGGCGCGGCGATGCCCGAAGCGGTAGCGAAGCGAGCACGCAAGCACGTCTCCGACTGTGACTTCGTCAACGCCTACGGCACGACGGAGATCGTCTTCGGGACGCTCATTCACCCGGAGTTCCACGACGAGAAATTGGGGAGTATCGGGCAGGCAGCGCCGAACGCGGCCGTCCGCGTCGTTGATTCCGAAAATCCCGTCCCCGAGGCCGTCCTCGAGGCGAACGAGGTCGGCGAACTCCTCGTGAAGAACACGACGTGCATGCTCGAGTACTGGAAGAAGCCCGAGGCGACCGAAGAAGCGCTCGTCGACGGCTGGTACCGAACCGGCGACCTCGGGCGCAGAGACGAGGACGGCTTCCTCTACTTCGTTGACCGAAAGGACGACATGATCGTCAGCGGCGGCGAGAACATCTACCCCGCGGAGGTCGAGGATCTCCTGCACAGCCACCCCGAGGTAGTCTCCGGCGCAGTTGTCGGCGTCCCCGACGACGAGTGGGGCGAAGTCGTCACCGCCTTCGTCGTCCCCGACGGCGACCTCTCGAGTGAGGACCTCGAGACGTTCTTCGTCGACTCCGAGGAACTCGAGTCGTTCAAACGCCCTCGAGAGTACGTCTTCGAGGACGAACTGCCGAAGACGAGCAGCGACAAAATCGACCGGCGAGCGCTGCTCGAGTCGATCGTTCCGGAGTAG
- a CDS encoding thiamine pyrophosphate-binding protein, which translates to MNVNEAIIECLVSNNIGTLFGIPGKQSLPLNETISERSDIEFVMARHETAVSHQAWGYAETSDSMAATVVIPGPGDMNAMNGLKNALNDCTPLLHIAVETEPEIRGGDGIHETPPDTYDNVVKENITVETPQSTVAELQRAIDIAQTAPTGPVRIGIPKNFLKMDVEVAEPASSERQEAGNPPEAKVERAGDLLAGASSPIIIAGGGVRASGASDELRRVAERLEAPVVLTYKGKGVFPDDHDLAGGVLCGGTGTAQKEIIANSDAALGVGTDFDAVTMQNWSIDVPDDLVHVTLDADDIGTGYDPAVGIVADAGRTLEALDASLAERTVQSENGTRRARETRDAIDDRLEELRAVTEAPLTSVSALDAIREGTPRDSIIAVDAGGFRLWTLLTFPVYDTQNYVNPGSWATMGSGVPSAIGAKKANPDQDVVALTGDGGLMMCIHELHTLAGEEIDVTVVVLNNSDYAIISEEAGRSYRMDPGEYGWESAPVSYTTVAEGLGIDTMSATTTDEVAATVAEAIESDGPTLVEIPTDPYEPQSSVHMND; encoded by the coding sequence ATGAACGTCAACGAGGCGATTATCGAGTGTCTAGTGAGCAACAACATCGGGACCCTATTCGGCATTCCCGGCAAGCAGTCGCTACCGCTGAACGAGACCATCAGCGAACGCAGCGACATCGAGTTCGTGATGGCTCGTCACGAAACCGCCGTCTCGCATCAGGCGTGGGGCTACGCCGAGACGAGCGATTCGATGGCCGCGACGGTCGTCATCCCCGGGCCGGGCGACATGAACGCGATGAACGGGCTGAAGAACGCGCTCAACGACTGCACACCCTTACTCCACATCGCCGTCGAGACCGAACCCGAAATCCGCGGCGGCGACGGCATCCACGAGACGCCTCCGGACACCTACGACAACGTCGTCAAGGAGAACATCACCGTTGAGACGCCCCAGAGCACGGTCGCCGAACTCCAGCGAGCGATCGATATCGCACAGACGGCCCCGACGGGTCCCGTCCGCATCGGCATCCCGAAGAACTTCCTCAAGATGGACGTCGAGGTCGCCGAACCCGCCTCGAGCGAGCGCCAGGAAGCCGGCAACCCGCCGGAAGCGAAGGTCGAACGCGCAGGAGACCTTCTCGCAGGGGCGTCATCCCCGATCATCATCGCCGGTGGCGGCGTCCGCGCCTCGGGTGCGAGCGACGAACTGCGACGCGTCGCGGAGCGACTCGAGGCTCCCGTCGTCCTCACGTACAAGGGGAAGGGCGTGTTTCCAGACGACCACGACCTCGCGGGGGGCGTCCTCTGTGGGGGCACCGGAACGGCACAGAAGGAGATTATCGCCAACTCCGATGCCGCACTCGGCGTCGGCACCGACTTCGACGCGGTCACCATGCAAAACTGGTCGATCGACGTGCCCGACGACCTGGTCCACGTCACGCTCGACGCGGACGACATCGGCACGGGCTACGATCCGGCCGTCGGCATCGTCGCCGACGCCGGCCGAACGCTCGAGGCGCTCGACGCGAGCCTCGCAGAACGGACCGTCCAGAGCGAGAACGGAACCCGGCGAGCACGGGAGACCCGCGACGCGATCGACGACCGACTCGAGGAACTGCGCGCGGTGACGGAAGCGCCCCTGACCTCGGTGAGCGCGCTCGACGCGATTCGGGAGGGAACGCCACGAGACTCGATCATCGCGGTCGACGCCGGCGGGTTCCGACTCTGGACGCTGCTGACGTTTCCGGTGTACGACACGCAGAACTACGTCAATCCCGGCTCGTGGGCGACGATGGGGTCGGGCGTCCCCTCGGCGATCGGTGCGAAGAAGGCCAATCCCGACCAGGACGTCGTCGCGCTCACCGGCGACGGAGGCCTGATGATGTGCATTCACGAACTGCACACGCTCGCGGGCGAGGAGATCGACGTAACGGTGGTCGTCCTCAACAACAGCGACTACGCGATCATCAGCGAGGAAGCGGGCCGGAGCTATCGGATGGACCCCGGCGAGTACGGCTGGGAGTCCGCGCCGGTCTCGTACACGACGGTCGCGGAGGGCCTCGGCATCGACACGATGTCCGCCACGACGACCGACGAGGTAGCCGCAACGGTCGCCGAGGCCATCGAGAGCGACGGCCCGACGCTCGTCGAAATTCCGACGGATCCCTACGAGCCACAGTCGAGCGTCCACATGAACGACTGA
- a CDS encoding cyclase family protein, translating into MSQLIDLTATITEEMTNHPNHGRSPLFLDGTRMNHDQAEDTWRGKGVEDLSLVNGFVYIAEHNGTHIDAPFHLHPEGKTVDELDLEECHGPAVWLDVSDVGPKGAIGPDELETAAADAGVEVGAGDSVLLYTGWDEYVPEDRATYLEDHPGLSEAGAEWLYERDVTVVGIDCGNVDIAGDVSMPAHQVLLRDDAPDSYTLIVENLRNIDDIPAHRFTFSAAPLPLDDATASPIRAFAIVDD; encoded by the coding sequence GTGTCGCAACTGATCGATCTCACAGCGACGATTACTGAAGAGATGACGAACCATCCCAACCACGGCCGGAGCCCGCTCTTTCTCGACGGCACGCGGATGAACCACGACCAGGCCGAGGACACCTGGCGTGGCAAGGGCGTCGAGGACCTCTCGCTGGTCAACGGCTTCGTCTACATCGCCGAACACAACGGGACGCACATCGACGCCCCGTTTCACCTCCATCCCGAGGGAAAGACGGTCGACGAACTCGACCTCGAGGAGTGTCACGGCCCCGCCGTCTGGCTCGACGTCTCCGACGTCGGACCGAAGGGAGCGATCGGCCCGGACGAACTCGAGACTGCGGCAGCCGACGCCGGCGTCGAGGTCGGCGCTGGCGACTCGGTTCTGCTGTACACCGGCTGGGACGAGTACGTGCCCGAGGACAGGGCGACGTACCTCGAGGACCACCCGGGACTTTCCGAAGCCGGCGCAGAGTGGCTCTACGAGCGCGACGTGACCGTCGTCGGCATCGACTGCGGGAACGTCGACATCGCCGGCGACGTGTCGATGCCGGCCCACCAGGTACTTCTCCGGGACGACGCACCCGACTCCTACACGCTCATCGTCGAGAACCTGCGAAACATCGACGACATTCCCGCCCACCGATTCACCTTCAGCGCGGCCCCGTTGCCACTCGACGACGCGACGGCGAGCCCGATTCGGGCCTTCGCGATCGTCGACGACTGA
- a CDS encoding CoA-transferase subunit beta, which yields MTYTNSELMVVSAARELTDDDSVLVGIGMPNLACNVAKRTHAPGLQMTYESGTIGSNPESPPLSIGDPGLASGALSIEPMTNSFNYYLQANRLDVGFLGGAQIDKHGNINSTVIGDYDDPIVRLPGSGGACEIACHVDRTLVVTPHSERRFPEEVDFITSPGFVGGREGRRELGLEGGPEAIITDLAVCRFDEAGEMYVDSLHPEATREEVRENTGWEIAFADDVKTTPEPDEEELRIIREDLDPDGQYTGRSE from the coding sequence ATGACGTACACGAACAGCGAACTGATGGTCGTATCGGCGGCGCGAGAACTCACGGACGACGACTCGGTCCTGGTGGGGATCGGGATGCCGAACCTCGCGTGTAACGTGGCGAAGCGAACGCACGCCCCCGGCTTACAGATGACGTACGAGTCGGGGACGATCGGTTCGAATCCCGAGTCGCCGCCGCTATCGATCGGCGACCCGGGGTTAGCGTCCGGTGCACTCTCGATCGAACCGATGACGAATAGCTTCAACTACTACCTGCAGGCGAATCGTCTCGACGTGGGCTTCCTCGGCGGCGCACAGATCGACAAACACGGGAACATCAACTCGACGGTCATCGGCGACTACGACGATCCGATCGTCCGACTGCCGGGCAGCGGCGGGGCCTGCGAAATCGCGTGTCACGTCGATCGAACGCTGGTCGTCACGCCCCACTCCGAGCGACGATTCCCCGAGGAAGTCGACTTCATCACCAGCCCCGGATTCGTCGGCGGCCGCGAGGGACGGCGGGAACTCGGCCTCGAGGGCGGTCCCGAGGCCATCATCACCGACCTTGCCGTCTGTCGCTTCGACGAGGCGGGCGAGATGTACGTCGACTCGCTGCACCCGGAGGCGACCCGCGAGGAGGTTCGCGAGAACACCGGCTGGGAGATCGCCTTCGCCGACGACGTGAAGACGACGCCCGAACCCGACGAGGAGGAACTGCGAATCATTCGTGAGGACCTCGACCCGGACGGACAGTACACCGGCCGAAGCGAGTGA
- a CDS encoding HpcH/HpaI aldolase family protein, protein MTGLADADASDGFRESFLAGDALGTWLSIGHPALVEAAARAGFDYVAIDTEHTTMSLETVAELVRTAAGVPGDLAVFVRPASNDPVRIKRVLDIGVDGIIVPKIDTVDDARELISATRYPPNGERGVASGRAAGYGEHFVDYVEDGHADLLVVAQIESAAGVENAAEIADVDGVDSLFIGPADLSASLGVFAEWDAPELADAMARVVEAGNAAGLPVGTLTVRAEDIAARAEHGFDYQIAGKDMTSLIESGERIRERYAECASE, encoded by the coding sequence ATGACCGGGCTCGCAGACGCGGACGCGAGCGACGGCTTCCGCGAGTCGTTCCTCGCCGGTGACGCGCTCGGGACGTGGCTCTCGATCGGCCACCCGGCGCTCGTCGAGGCCGCCGCTCGAGCAGGTTTCGACTACGTCGCCATCGACACTGAACACACGACGATGAGCCTCGAGACCGTCGCCGAACTCGTTCGGACGGCCGCCGGCGTTCCCGGCGATCTCGCCGTCTTCGTCCGGCCCGCGTCGAACGATCCGGTTCGGATCAAACGCGTGCTCGACATCGGCGTCGACGGCATCATCGTCCCGAAGATCGACACGGTGGATGACGCACGGGAGCTGATCAGCGCGACACGGTATCCACCGAACGGCGAGCGCGGCGTCGCGTCGGGACGGGCCGCCGGCTACGGCGAGCACTTCGTCGACTACGTCGAGGACGGTCACGCCGACTTGCTCGTTGTCGCCCAGATCGAGTCGGCGGCCGGCGTCGAGAACGCCGCCGAGATCGCCGACGTCGACGGCGTCGACTCCCTCTTTATCGGCCCGGCCGACCTCTCGGCGTCGCTCGGCGTCTTCGCCGAGTGGGACGCCCCCGAACTCGCGGACGCGATGGCTCGCGTCGTCGAGGCCGGTAACGCCGCCGGTCTTCCCGTTGGCACGTTGACCGTCCGAGCGGAAGATATCGCCGCTCGAGCGGAACACGGCTTCGACTACCAGATCGCGGGCAAGGACATGACGTCGCTCATCGAGAGCGGCGAGCGAATCCGCGAGCGCTACGCCGAGTGCGCGTCAGAATAG